One region of Cyanobium sp. M30B3 genomic DNA includes:
- a CDS encoding DUF3175 domain-containing protein codes for MDLEPGLFTGDDPRCIAASLKRSAEASQRRKSTPFASAMAMLNFYINRSGRNLPAERRQVLERAKDELRVLFGRPHRGP; via the coding sequence CTGGATCTGGAGCCGGGCCTGTTCACCGGGGACGACCCCCGGTGCATCGCCGCCTCGCTGAAGCGCTCGGCGGAAGCCAGCCAGCGCCGCAAGAGCACACCCTTCGCCTCGGCCATGGCGATGCTCAACTTCTACATCAACCGGTCGGGTCGCAACCTCCCCGCGGAGCGCCGGCAGGTGCTGGAGCGGGCCAAGGATGAACTGCGGGTTCTCTTCGGACGCCCGCATCGCGGCCCTTGA
- the folP gene encoding dihydropteroate synthase yields the protein MGVMNLTPDSFSDGGRIQGVEQALSQAGRLLAQGADVLDLGGQSTRPGAEEVGAERELERVLPVLEAIRAAHPSVTLSVDTFVAQVAEAALAAGADWINDVRGANGTAPAPWEAPGGSLRDPAMLPLIARRGCPYVLMHSRGDSRSMDGLAVYGDVVAEVRAELEAATTVALASGVRAEQIVWDPGLGFAKTTEQNLALLRGLERLSAAGYPLLVGPSRKRFIGAVLGEPRPRARLWGTAAVCALAVAGGATVLRVHDVGPIAQVARMAATVAGKSRVSAPRC from the coding sequence ATGGGTGTGATGAACCTCACCCCGGATTCCTTCAGCGATGGCGGGCGGATCCAGGGGGTGGAGCAGGCGCTGAGTCAGGCGGGGCGGTTGCTGGCCCAGGGTGCTGATGTGCTCGATCTCGGTGGCCAGAGCACCCGGCCCGGCGCCGAGGAGGTGGGTGCAGAGCGTGAACTGGAGCGAGTGCTGCCGGTGCTGGAAGCGATCCGGGCGGCCCATCCCAGCGTCACCCTGTCGGTGGACACCTTTGTTGCGCAGGTGGCGGAGGCGGCCCTGGCGGCCGGGGCCGACTGGATCAACGATGTGCGCGGCGCCAACGGGACCGCGCCGGCGCCGTGGGAGGCACCGGGCGGCAGCCTGCGCGATCCGGCGATGCTGCCGCTGATCGCGCGCCGCGGCTGCCCCTATGTGCTGATGCACAGCCGCGGCGACAGCCGCTCGATGGATGGGCTGGCGGTGTATGGCGATGTGGTGGCGGAGGTGCGCGCCGAGCTGGAGGCGGCAACCACAGTGGCCCTGGCGTCGGGGGTGCGCGCCGAGCAGATCGTCTGGGATCCGGGGCTGGGCTTCGCCAAGACCACGGAGCAGAACCTGGCGCTGCTGCGAGGCTTGGAGCGGCTGAGCGCCGCCGGCTATCCCCTGCTCGTGGGCCCCTCGCGCAAGCGCTTCATCGGCGCGGTGCTGGGGGAGCCCCGGCCGCGGGCGCGCCTGTGGGGCACAGCGGCGGTGTGCGCCCTGGCGGTTGCCGGCGGCGCCACGGTACTGCGGGTGCACGATGTGGGCCCGATCGCCCAGGTGGCGCGGATGGCGGCGACGGTGGCGGGCAAGTCCCGCGTCAGTGCGCCTCGCTGCTGA
- the tpiA gene encoding triose-phosphate isomerase: MARRADRQTVIAGNWKMHMTCAETRAFAATFRPLIADLPAGRQVVIAPPFTSIPTLCRHLDGAGVAIAGQNVHWEDQGAYTGMISAPMLLEHGVSHAIVGHSEPRKYYSESDEQINLRARNAQRHGLIPILCVGESLDQREAGETERVIHRQIEQGLEDVNPTSLIVAYEPIWAIGTGKTCAAEEANRICGLIRGWVGNEEVTVQYGGSVNPATIDDLMAQSEIDGVLVGGASLQAESFARIANYQVPAKV, encoded by the coding sequence ATGGCGCGCAGAGCCGACCGTCAGACCGTGATCGCCGGCAACTGGAAGATGCACATGACCTGCGCCGAGACGCGGGCCTTCGCCGCCACCTTCCGGCCCCTGATCGCCGACCTGCCCGCAGGCCGGCAGGTGGTGATCGCGCCTCCCTTCACCTCGATCCCCACCCTCTGCCGTCACCTGGACGGGGCCGGCGTGGCCATCGCCGGCCAGAACGTGCACTGGGAGGACCAGGGCGCCTACACCGGCATGATCTCGGCGCCGATGCTGCTGGAGCACGGCGTGAGCCACGCGATCGTGGGCCACAGCGAGCCCCGCAAGTACTACAGCGAGAGCGACGAGCAGATCAACCTGCGCGCCCGCAACGCCCAGCGCCATGGCCTGATCCCGATTCTGTGCGTGGGCGAGAGCCTCGACCAGCGCGAGGCCGGCGAAACGGAGCGGGTGATCCACCGCCAGATCGAGCAGGGCCTGGAGGACGTGAATCCCACCAGCCTGATCGTGGCCTACGAACCGATCTGGGCGATCGGCACCGGCAAGACCTGCGCCGCCGAGGAGGCGAACCGCATCTGCGGCCTGATCCGCGGCTGGGTGGGCAACGAGGAGGTCACGGTGCAGTACGGCGGCTCGGTGAACCCGGCCACCATCGACGACCTGATGGCCCAGAGTGAGATCGACGGGGTGCTCGTCGGCGGTGCCTCCCTGCAGGCCGAGAGCTTCGCCCGGATCGCCAACTACCAGGTGCCGGCCAAGGTGTGA
- a CDS encoding RNA-binding S4 domain-containing protein — MAWKLDQYLKFQGLVATGGEAKLRIQRGDVRVNGLIETRRGRQLAVGDAVSIDGRELLVVPLSRPG; from the coding sequence ATGGCCTGGAAGCTGGATCAATACCTCAAGTTCCAGGGCCTGGTGGCCACCGGCGGCGAGGCCAAGCTGCGCATCCAGCGCGGCGACGTGCGGGTGAACGGCCTGATCGAGACCCGCCGCGGGCGTCAGCTGGCGGTGGGGGATGCGGTGAGCATCGATGGCCGCGAGCTGCTGGTGGTTCCCCTGTCACGGCCAGGCTGA
- a CDS encoding ABC transporter ATP-binding protein: MSPSSQPAPSLGSTVVRLWPLLRPHRRRLVAGGGCVLVTVACWPLLALLAGQLIPAIGAGDLASSGRTVLLALLVFLVQKLAQFGQDSLLADPALRVSQGLRQQLFARLQQLRFSALDKLSAGDLTYRLTEDADRVGEVIYKTIHDTLPSALQLLAVLATMVWLDWPLALATLLLAPLIALLVSGFGARVMAAAERSQRQVSELAGLLAEAIAGLPLVRAYAAEAWLQQRFNHEVEQHRSARYRTLRLLALQHPVVGFLEALGILTVLLIGAWRIQSGQLNGQGLSSYVAALLMLIDPIAHLTTNFNEFQQGQASLQRLRAIEAEPVETPDRSDARALGRVRGQLQLQGVTFSYDGRTPVLQDLNLDVAAGQVVALVGPSGAGKSTLFSLLLRFNAPQRGRVLLDGHDLADLRAAELRRSIALVPQQSPVFSGTIAEAIRFGRPASPEQVRAAARLANADGFIAALADGYGGRLEERGRNLSGGQLQRLAIARAVLGDPALLLLDEATSALDAEAEEAVQRGLERAMAGRTVLVIAHRLATVQRADRILVLEGGRIVEQGSHNQLLAGGGRYRDLCRRQFIDLDP, encoded by the coding sequence ATGTCCCCATCCTCCCAGCCAGCTCCCAGCCTGGGGAGCACGGTGGTCCGGCTCTGGCCCCTGCTGCGCCCCCACCGGCGCAGGCTGGTGGCAGGCGGGGGCTGCGTGCTGGTCACCGTGGCCTGCTGGCCGCTGCTGGCCCTGCTGGCCGGCCAGCTGATCCCCGCCATCGGCGCCGGCGACCTGGCCAGCAGCGGCCGCACGGTGCTGCTGGCCCTGCTGGTGTTCCTGGTGCAGAAACTGGCCCAGTTCGGCCAGGACAGCCTGTTGGCGGATCCGGCCCTGCGGGTGAGCCAGGGCCTGCGCCAGCAGCTGTTCGCCCGCCTGCAGCAACTGCGCTTCAGCGCCCTCGACAAGCTCTCCGCCGGCGATCTCACCTACCGGCTCACCGAGGATGCCGACCGGGTGGGCGAGGTGATCTACAAGACGATCCACGACACCCTGCCCAGTGCGCTGCAGCTGCTGGCGGTGCTGGCCACGATGGTCTGGCTCGACTGGCCCCTGGCCCTGGCCACCCTGCTGCTGGCTCCCCTCATCGCCCTGCTGGTGAGCGGCTTCGGTGCCCGGGTGATGGCGGCGGCCGAGCGCAGCCAGCGCCAGGTGAGCGAACTGGCCGGCCTGCTGGCCGAGGCCATCGCCGGGCTGCCGCTGGTGCGGGCCTACGCCGCCGAAGCCTGGCTGCAGCAACGCTTCAACCATGAGGTGGAGCAGCACCGCAGCGCCCGTTACCGCACCCTGCGCCTGCTGGCCCTGCAGCACCCGGTGGTGGGGTTCCTGGAGGCCCTCGGCATCCTCACCGTGCTGCTGATCGGCGCCTGGCGCATCCAGAGCGGCCAGCTCAACGGCCAGGGCCTGAGCAGCTACGTGGCCGCCCTGCTGATGCTGATCGACCCGATCGCCCACCTCACCACCAACTTCAACGAGTTCCAGCAGGGGCAGGCCTCCCTGCAGCGGCTGCGGGCCATTGAGGCCGAACCGGTGGAAACTCCCGACCGCAGCGATGCCCGGGCCCTGGGCAGGGTGCGCGGCCAGCTGCAGCTGCAGGGCGTCACCTTCTCCTACGACGGCCGCACTCCCGTGCTCCAGGACCTCAACCTGGACGTGGCAGCGGGCCAGGTGGTGGCGCTGGTGGGGCCCTCGGGGGCGGGCAAGTCCACCCTGTTCTCCCTGTTGCTGCGCTTCAACGCCCCCCAGCGGGGGCGGGTGCTGCTGGACGGCCACGACCTGGCCGATCTGCGCGCCGCTGAGCTGCGCCGCAGCATCGCCCTGGTACCCCAGCAGAGCCCGGTGTTCTCCGGCACGATCGCCGAGGCCATCCGCTTCGGCCGGCCGGCCAGCCCCGAGCAGGTGCGGGCCGCCGCCCGCCTCGCCAACGCCGATGGCTTCATCGCAGCCCTCGCCGATGGCTACGGCGGCCGGCTGGAGGAGCGGGGCCGCAACCTCTCCGGCGGCCAGTTGCAGCGGCTGGCGATTGCCCGCGCCGTGCTGGGTGATCCGGCCCTGCTGCTGCTCGATGAGGCCACCAGCGCCCTGGATGCGGAGGCGGAGGAGGCGGTGCAGCGGGGCCTGGAGCGGGCCATGGCGGGCCGCACGGTGCTGGTGATCGCCCACCGGCTGGCCACCGTGCAGCGGGCGGATCGGATCCTGGTCCTCGAAGGGGGCCGCATCGTGGAGCAGGGCAGCCACAATCAGTTGCTGGCCGGTGGCGGTCGCTACCGCGATCTCTGCCGCCGCCAGTTCATCGATCTCGACCCCTGA
- a CDS encoding sodium:alanine symporter family protein, which translates to MLPFLDALNNVVWGPITLWLIGLTGLYLMVGLGFMPLRRIGFGFRQALGSIRSSKGEGDVSAFAGLTTALAATIGTGNVAGVAGAIATGGPGAVFWMWLIAFVGLATKYAESVLAVHYREMDDMGEHVGGPMYFIRNGLGPGWGWLATLFALFGTLAGFGIGNGVQAHEMALALKTSLGVPELLTGVVMAGITFLVLIGGIERIGKVTEVVVPFMAIVYVAGALVILLAHLGEIPAALGVIFNDAFTGQAVAGGALGTVIQKGISRGVFSNEAGLGTAPIAQAAAKPGDPVLQGTVAMLGTFIDTIIVCTMTALVIVISGLYTGEARGVALTMAAFDKGLPGAAWLVTFGTVFFTGTTILGWGYYSERCLEFLAGTRAIQPFRLVWVAVVVIGAVATGGVIWTVADILNGLMAIPNLIGLLLLSGTVFRLTREYSFKEEQQPEALPPQR; encoded by the coding sequence GTGTTGCCTTTCCTTGACGCGCTCAACAATGTGGTGTGGGGGCCCATCACCCTCTGGTTGATCGGCCTCACCGGCCTGTATCTGATGGTGGGGCTGGGCTTCATGCCCCTCAGGCGCATCGGCTTCGGCTTCCGCCAGGCCCTTGGCTCGATCCGCAGCAGCAAGGGTGAAGGCGATGTGAGCGCCTTCGCAGGACTCACCACCGCCCTGGCGGCCACGATCGGCACCGGCAACGTGGCCGGTGTGGCGGGCGCGATCGCCACCGGCGGGCCTGGCGCCGTGTTCTGGATGTGGCTGATTGCCTTCGTGGGCCTGGCCACCAAGTACGCCGAATCCGTTCTGGCCGTTCACTACCGCGAGATGGATGACATGGGCGAGCACGTGGGCGGCCCGATGTACTTCATCCGCAATGGCCTCGGTCCCGGCTGGGGCTGGCTGGCCACCCTGTTCGCCCTGTTCGGCACCCTGGCAGGCTTCGGCATCGGCAACGGCGTGCAGGCCCATGAGATGGCCCTGGCCCTCAAGACCTCCCTGGGCGTTCCAGAACTGCTCACCGGTGTGGTGATGGCCGGCATCACCTTTCTGGTGCTGATCGGCGGCATCGAGCGCATCGGCAAGGTCACCGAGGTGGTGGTGCCGTTCATGGCGATTGTCTACGTGGCGGGTGCCCTGGTGATCCTGCTGGCCCACCTCGGCGAGATCCCCGCCGCCCTGGGCGTGATCTTCAACGACGCCTTCACCGGCCAGGCCGTGGCCGGCGGTGCCCTGGGCACCGTGATCCAGAAGGGCATCTCCCGCGGCGTGTTCTCCAACGAGGCGGGTCTTGGCACCGCGCCGATCGCCCAGGCCGCCGCCAAGCCGGGGGATCCGGTGCTGCAGGGCACGGTGGCCATGCTCGGCACCTTCATCGACACGATCATCGTCTGCACGATGACCGCCCTGGTGATCGTGATCAGTGGGCTCTACACCGGTGAGGCGCGCGGCGTGGCCCTCACCATGGCCGCCTTCGACAAGGGCCTGCCCGGCGCCGCCTGGCTGGTGACCTTCGGCACCGTGTTCTTCACCGGCACCACGATCCTGGGCTGGGGTTACTACAGCGAACGCTGCCTGGAATTCCTGGCGGGCACCCGCGCCATCCAGCCCTTCCGCCTGGTGTGGGTGGCGGTGGTGGTGATCGGCGCGGTGGCCACCGGCGGGGTGATCTGGACGGTCGCCGACATCCTCAACGGCCTGATGGCGATCCCCAACCTGATCGGCCTGCTGCTGCTCTCGGGCACCGTGTTCCGCCTCACCCGCGAGTACAGCTTCAAGGAGGAGCAGCAGCCCGAGGCCCTGCCCCCCCAACGCTGA
- a CDS encoding DUF3386 domain-containing protein translates to MPCRTSTCRTATCRTATGTAPPAARWRLRTRRVDTRFPFPALTVAPSPAALAPGSDATAAFRAAYENRYTWEPGFGGYRGRCVWEQPGTAGEPDRRVEGSFTVGADLKAEVQGIDDPEVHKAIASQLWEVAIHRVRRSFEQTHGANTFSAGDTDAVGTEVIVGGKNDGDRYRIKDDVVTMVHRHIHGTVVTIFTESVTHTGQGYLSRSYTSRYADPASGEPKGGMSHFTDTFVPLQEGGPWVLRERLVETEAFGDIPAGRQLFRFEALEPLA, encoded by the coding sequence ATGCCCTGCAGGACATCCACCTGCAGGACAGCAACCTGCAGGACAGCAACCGGGACCGCGCCGCCAGCGGCTCGGTGGCGGCTCAGAACCCGTAGGGTTGACACCCGCTTTCCATTCCCAGCCTTGACCGTCGCCCCCAGCCCCGCCGCCCTTGCCCCCGGCAGCGACGCCACCGCCGCCTTCCGCGCCGCCTACGAGAACCGCTACACCTGGGAGCCCGGCTTCGGTGGCTACCGCGGCCGCTGCGTGTGGGAGCAGCCCGGCACGGCCGGCGAACCCGACAGACGGGTGGAGGGCAGCTTCACGGTGGGCGCCGACCTCAAGGCCGAGGTGCAGGGCATCGACGATCCGGAGGTGCACAAGGCGATCGCCTCCCAGCTCTGGGAGGTGGCGATTCACCGGGTACGCCGCAGCTTCGAGCAGACCCATGGCGCCAACACCTTCAGCGCCGGCGACACCGACGCCGTGGGCACCGAGGTGATCGTGGGCGGCAAGAACGACGGCGACCGCTATCGCATCAAGGATGACGTGGTGACGATGGTGCACCGCCACATCCACGGCACGGTGGTGACGATCTTCACCGAGAGCGTCACCCACACCGGCCAGGGCTATCTCAGCCGCAGCTACACCAGCCGTTATGCCGACCCAGCCAGCGGCGAGCCGAAGGGCGGGATGAGCCACTTCACCGACACCTTCGTGCCGTTGCAGGAGGGTGGTCCCTGGGTGCTGCGTGAGCGGCTGGTGGAGACCGAGGCCTTCGGCGACATCCCCGCTGGCCGTCAGCTGTTCCGTTTCGAAGCGCTGGAACCCCTGGCCTGA
- the carB gene encoding carbamoyl-phosphate synthase large subunit, protein MPRRTDLRRILLLGSGPIVIGQACEFDYSGTQACKALRAEGFEVVLVNSNPASIMTDPDMADRTYIEPLTPEVVARVIQIEKPDALLPTMGGQTALNLAVTLAENGTLERHGVELIGADLAAIQKAEDRLLFKEAMERIGVAVCPSGIASSMEEALAVGEAIGSYPRIIRPAFTLGGSGGGIAYNPEEFEAICKSGLEASPVSQILIEQSLIGWKEFELEVMRDTADNVVIVCSIENLDPMGVHTGDSITVAPAQTLTDREYQRLRDQAIAIIREIGVDTGGSNIQFAINPANGDVIVIEMNPRVSRSSALASKATGFPIAKIAARLAVGYTLDEIVNDITGATPACFEPTIDYVVTKIPRFAFEKFQGSPAVLTTSMKSVGEAMAIGRCFEESFQKALRSLETGHAGWGCDRPDGGIAAADLDRALRTPTPERIFAVREAMVAGRSDGEIHQCSAIDPWFLAKLRGILEAEVRLLRGRSLADLDAAALLELKQLGFSDRQIAWATASDELAVRRHRQALGIRAVFKTVDTCAAEFASRTPYHYSTYERPLERISAAGALEPVPPENEVQPEARRKVMILGGGPNRIGQGIEFDYCCVHASFALREAGFATVMVNSNPETVSTDYDTSDRLYFEPLTLEDVLNVIEAERPEGVIVQFGGQTPLKLAIPLLRWLESAEGAATGTRIWGTSPESIDMAEDREQFEAILRRLDIRQPRNGLARSEAEARAVAERVGYPVVVRPSYVLGGRAMEVVFDQSELDRYMVEAVNVEPDHPVLIDQYLENAVEVDVDALCDATGAVVIGGVMEHIEPAGIHSGDSACCLPTVSLGTEALATIRQWSQDLALALEVRGLINLQFAVQCDPQGIERVFIIEANPRASRTVPFVAKATGVPLAKLASRVMAGDSLAELGLSAEPIPPLQTVKEAVLPFKRFPGSDTLLGPEMRSTGEVMGIARGFGMAFAKAELAASEALPTGGTVFLSTHDRDKQALVPVARRLVDEGFSLTATGGTAAVLAAAGLAVEPVLKVHEGRPNIEDAIRSGSIQLIINTPIGRQAAHDDKYLRRAALDYAVPTVTTLAGARAAVEAIAALQQQHLEIHALQDIHLQDSNLQDSNRDRAASGSVAAQNP, encoded by the coding sequence ATGCCCCGCCGCACGGACCTGCGTCGCATCCTGCTGCTGGGGTCGGGGCCAATCGTGATCGGCCAGGCCTGCGAGTTTGATTACTCCGGCACCCAGGCCTGCAAGGCCCTGCGGGCCGAAGGGTTTGAGGTGGTGCTGGTGAACAGCAACCCGGCCTCGATCATGACCGATCCGGACATGGCGGATCGCACCTACATCGAGCCGCTCACCCCCGAGGTGGTGGCCCGGGTGATCCAGATCGAGAAGCCCGACGCCCTGCTGCCCACCATGGGCGGCCAGACCGCCCTCAACCTGGCGGTGACCCTGGCCGAAAACGGCACCCTGGAGCGCCACGGGGTGGAGCTGATCGGCGCCGATCTGGCGGCGATCCAGAAGGCGGAGGACCGGCTGCTGTTCAAGGAGGCGATGGAGCGCATCGGCGTGGCCGTGTGCCCCTCCGGCATTGCTAGTTCGATGGAGGAAGCCCTGGCGGTGGGGGAGGCGATCGGCAGTTACCCGCGCATCATCCGGCCCGCCTTCACCCTCGGGGGCAGCGGTGGCGGCATCGCCTACAACCCCGAGGAATTCGAGGCGATCTGCAAGAGCGGCCTGGAGGCCAGCCCCGTGAGCCAGATCCTGATCGAACAGTCGCTGATCGGCTGGAAGGAATTCGAGCTGGAGGTGATGCGCGACACCGCCGACAACGTGGTGATCGTGTGCTCGATCGAGAACCTCGACCCGATGGGGGTGCACACCGGCGACTCGATCACCGTGGCCCCGGCCCAGACCCTCACCGACCGGGAATACCAGCGCCTGCGGGATCAGGCGATCGCCATCATCCGCGAGATCGGCGTGGATACGGGCGGCAGCAACATCCAGTTCGCGATCAACCCCGCCAACGGCGACGTGATCGTGATCGAGATGAATCCGCGCGTGTCGCGCAGCTCGGCGCTGGCCTCCAAGGCCACAGGCTTTCCGATTGCCAAGATCGCCGCCCGCCTGGCGGTGGGCTACACCCTCGATGAGATCGTCAACGACATCACCGGGGCGACGCCGGCCTGTTTCGAGCCCACGATCGACTACGTGGTCACCAAGATTCCGCGCTTCGCCTTCGAGAAGTTCCAGGGCAGCCCGGCGGTGCTCACCACCTCGATGAAGTCGGTGGGCGAGGCGATGGCCATCGGCCGCTGCTTTGAGGAGTCGTTCCAGAAGGCGCTGCGCTCCCTGGAAACGGGCCACGCCGGCTGGGGCTGCGACCGCCCCGACGGTGGGATCGCCGCCGCCGATCTCGACCGGGCCCTGCGCACCCCCACCCCCGAGCGCATCTTCGCCGTGCGCGAGGCGATGGTGGCCGGCCGCAGCGATGGGGAGATCCACCAATGCAGCGCCATTGATCCCTGGTTCCTGGCCAAGCTGCGCGGGATCCTGGAGGCTGAGGTGCGCCTGCTGCGCGGCCGCAGCCTCGCCGATCTGGATGCCGCCGCGCTGCTGGAACTCAAGCAGCTCGGCTTCTCCGACCGCCAGATCGCCTGGGCCACCGCCAGCGACGAGCTGGCCGTGCGCCGCCACCGCCAGGCCCTGGGCATCCGGGCGGTGTTCAAGACCGTGGACACCTGCGCGGCCGAATTCGCCTCGCGCACGCCCTACCACTACTCCACCTATGAGCGGCCCCTGGAGCGGATCAGCGCGGCCGGCGCCCTGGAGCCTGTGCCGCCGGAGAACGAGGTGCAGCCCGAAGCGCGCCGCAAGGTGATGATCCTCGGTGGAGGCCCCAACCGCATCGGCCAGGGGATCGAGTTCGACTACTGCTGCGTGCACGCCTCCTTTGCCCTGCGCGAGGCGGGTTTCGCCACGGTGATGGTGAACAGCAACCCGGAAACGGTGTCCACCGACTACGACACCTCCGACCGCCTCTATTTCGAACCCCTCACCCTCGAGGACGTGCTCAACGTGATCGAGGCCGAGCGGCCGGAGGGGGTGATCGTGCAGTTCGGCGGCCAGACGCCGCTGAAGCTGGCGATCCCGCTGCTGCGCTGGCTGGAGAGTGCGGAAGGAGCGGCCACCGGCACCCGCATCTGGGGCACCTCCCCCGAATCCATCGATATGGCCGAAGACCGGGAGCAGTTCGAGGCGATCCTGCGCCGGCTCGACATCCGCCAGCCCCGCAACGGCCTGGCCCGCAGCGAGGCCGAGGCCCGGGCTGTGGCCGAGCGGGTGGGCTACCCGGTTGTGGTGCGGCCCAGCTACGTGCTGGGGGGCCGCGCCATGGAGGTGGTGTTCGATCAGAGCGAGCTCGACCGCTACATGGTGGAGGCGGTGAACGTGGAGCCCGACCACCCGGTGCTGATCGACCAGTACCTGGAAAATGCCGTGGAGGTGGATGTGGATGCCCTCTGCGACGCCACCGGCGCGGTGGTGATCGGCGGAGTGATGGAGCACATCGAGCCGGCCGGCATCCACTCGGGCGACTCGGCCTGCTGCCTGCCCACCGTGAGCCTGGGCACGGAGGCCCTGGCCACGATCCGCCAGTGGAGCCAGGATCTGGCCCTGGCCCTGGAGGTGCGCGGCCTGATCAACCTGCAGTTCGCCGTGCAGTGCGACCCGCAGGGAATCGAGCGGGTGTTCATCATCGAGGCCAACCCCCGCGCCTCGCGCACCGTGCCGTTCGTGGCCAAGGCCACCGGCGTGCCCCTGGCCAAGCTGGCCAGCCGGGTGATGGCCGGCGACAGCCTGGCGGAGCTCGGCCTCAGCGCTGAGCCCATCCCGCCCCTGCAGACGGTGAAGGAGGCGGTGCTCCCGTTCAAGCGATTCCCGGGCTCCGACACCCTGCTGGGGCCGGAGATGCGCAGCACCGGCGAGGTGATGGGCATCGCCCGGGGCTTCGGCATGGCCTTTGCCAAGGCGGAGCTGGCCGCCAGTGAGGCCCTGCCCACCGGGGGCACCGTGTTTCTCTCCACCCACGACCGCGACAAGCAGGCCCTGGTGCCGGTGGCCCGCCGCCTGGTCGACGAGGGCTTCAGCCTCACCGCCACCGGCGGCACCGCCGCCGTGCTGGCCGCCGCCGGCCTGGCGGTGGAGCCGGTGCTCAAGGTGCATGAGGGCCGGCCCAACATCGAGGACGCGATCCGCTCCGGCAGCATCCAGCTGATCATCAACACGCCGATCGGCCGCCAGGCCGCCCACGACGACAAGTACCTACGCCGCGCCGCCCTCGACTACGCGGTGCCCACGGTCACCACCCTGGCCGGTGCCCGCGCCGCCGTGGAGGCGATCGCAGCCCTGCAGCAGCAGCACCTGGAGATCCATGCCCTGCAGGACATCCACCTGCAGGACAGCAACCTGCAGGACAGCAACCGGGACCGCGCCGCCAGCGGCTCGGTGGCGGCTCAGAACCCGTAG
- a CDS encoding DUF3318 domain-containing protein yields MSELQRLKGLLPPEMQSWVFVEAAASIDPPLIAIEEIGRDEIEIQVDLEKWDALAIDHRNLLFWHEVGRIQNDAVPRDGWEMAALAIGLGGAIGELWVQDGLLLLMALGLSGFAGYRLYLKNNSEKRLADAIAADERAIDLACRFGYTLPNAYKSLGGALKDLAEQTRKKKKRSFYDDRLEALRKSAGKARAEMAQQQGSRQSVTSENVYG; encoded by the coding sequence ATGAGTGAACTCCAGCGCCTCAAGGGGCTGCTGCCACCTGAAATGCAGAGCTGGGTGTTCGTGGAAGCCGCGGCCTCGATCGATCCACCCCTGATCGCCATTGAGGAGATCGGCAGGGATGAGATCGAGATCCAGGTGGACCTGGAGAAGTGGGATGCCCTGGCGATCGACCACCGCAACCTGCTGTTCTGGCACGAGGTGGGCCGGATCCAGAACGACGCCGTGCCCCGGGATGGCTGGGAGATGGCGGCCCTGGCCATCGGTCTGGGTGGCGCCATCGGCGAGCTCTGGGTGCAGGACGGCCTGCTGCTGCTGATGGCGCTGGGCCTGTCCGGCTTCGCCGGCTATCGCCTCTACCTCAAGAACAACAGCGAGAAGCGCCTGGCCGATGCCATCGCCGCCGACGAGCGGGCTATCGATCTGGCCTGCCGCTTCGGCTACACCCTGCCCAACGCCTACAAGAGCCTGGGTGGGGCCCTCAAGGACCTGGCGGAGCAGACCCGCAAGAAGAAGAAACGTTCCTTCTACGACGACCGCCTGGAGGCCCTGCGCAAGAGTGCAGGTAAGGCCCGGGCCGAAATGGCCCAGCAACAGGGCTCCCGCCAATCCGTCACCAGCGAGAACGTCTATGGCTGA
- the rsfS gene encoding ribosome silencing factor: MARLAAEACDDRKAVDIRLIRVDEVSSLADWFVICSGLSDVQVRAIARSVEDRLEQDLGRLPLRREGQSAGSWLLLDYGEVIVHVLTPSERDYYDLESFWGHGEQVRYLSSSSASNA, encoded by the coding sequence ATGGCCCGGCTGGCCGCCGAGGCCTGCGACGATCGCAAGGCGGTGGACATCCGCCTGATCCGGGTGGATGAGGTGAGTTCCCTGGCCGACTGGTTCGTGATCTGCAGTGGCCTCTCGGATGTGCAGGTGCGGGCCATCGCTCGCTCCGTGGAAGATCGGTTGGAGCAGGACCTGGGCCGCCTGCCCCTGCGCCGCGAGGGTCAGAGCGCCGGCAGCTGGCTGCTGCTCGACTACGGCGAGGTGATCGTGCACGTGCTCACCCCCAGCGAGCGGGACTACTACGACCTGGAGTCGTTCTGGGGCCACGGCGAACAGGTGCGCTATCTAAGCTCCAGTTCCGCCAGTAACGCTTGA